The region CCGGCCGTAGGGTTTTTCCACGATGCGCGGATCGAAGATCACGGCCACGCCGACGTCGGTCCTGGACCGGATCAATCGGCCGAATCCCTGTTTCAAGGCGATGATCGCCTTCGGGATGAAGAAATCGAAAAACCAGCCCCGGGGATTCCTCTCGACAATCGCGTCAACGATCGGATCGGCCGGCGACGGAAAGGGCAGCTTGTCGATTACTACCACGGAAAGCGTGTCGCCGGGCGCGTCCACCCCCTGCCAGAATGACTCGGTGCCGAGCAGCACCGATTCCCGGTCGTTTCGGAATTGTTCGATCAGCGTCGTGTTGGACGCCTGGCCCTGCTTGAGGATGCGATGCCCGTTGCCGGACACCGCCGCGTAAACGTGGTCCAACACCCGGTAGGATGTGAACAATCCCAGGGTCCGGCCGCCGACGTCGTCGATCACCCGTTTTAGGCCCCGGGCGACCACGTCCGGGAATTCGTCATCGCGCGGATCGGGGAGGCCGTGCGGCACGACCAGAAGCGCCTGGCTTCTGAAATCGAAGGGGCTCTCAACGATCAATTCCAGGGGGTCATCGAGGCCGATCTCGCCCTTGATGAAATCGAAATTTCCATTGGTCGAAAGAGTGGCGGAAACCAGGACGACGCTTTCGGTCCGTTCGAACAGGCTGTGGCGCAGGATGTCGCTGACGTCCAAGGGGCGGCCGACCAGCTTGATGTAACCCCGATCGCTTTCCTCGATCCAGGCGACGAGGTTCGGATCGGAAAGCCCGATGATGGAAACCAGGTCGCCGCGCACCCGGTCACACGCCGCCTCAGTCCGTTGTAGCCTGCGCCGTTCGGCGGGGTCATCGATCGTTTCAGTCAGGTTGTGAAAAAACGAGGCCGCCGTCGACAGTTGCTTCGAAAGCCCGCCGAGCGCGATTGCCCCAGGATGACGAAGTCGGATGTGATAATCCGGCGATCGCCTGTAAGCCCGCACCCGGTTGAAAAAGGACTCGGATTCGACGTTCAGGGCGTTGGCCAGGTTGTCGGCCCGGTATTTGATCAGCCGCCGGACGATGCGGTCGATTGCGGCCGGCCCGACCTGCACGCCCAAAAAGTCCCGGGCGATGTCGGCCATCTTGTGTGCCTCGTCGCCCACCAAAAAGTCGTAATCCGGGATGACCGCCGCGCCGCCGTCCGTGGCGTTTCGCACCTGCAGGTCGGCGAACAGCAAGTGAAAGTTGACCACCGTGATGTTCGATTCCGCCGCCTTGCGCTTCGCCCTCTCGCACCAGCAATCCTCGGCGAAGGGGCAATCCCGGCCATCGCAGTCATCCGGCGACGTGCTGAACTCGCCCCAAACCCGATGTGATGGTTTGAAGGGAAGATCGCTGACGTCGCCGGTGTCGGTTTCGCCGCACCAGCGCATGATCGTTTCGATCTGCCCGGCCTCGTCATCAAAGGGCATGAAGGAAAAGGTTCCCTTGCTTCGGACCTCGGACGCGGCGCGTTTGCACAGATAGTTGGAGCGACCCTTCAGCAGGGCGAAGGTGAATTCATGGGGCAGAACCCTTTGCAGGAACGGCAGGTCCTTTCGAATCAGCTGCTCCTGCAACGATATGTTTCCCGTCGCCACGACGGTCTTTCGATCATCCTCGACGGCGTGCATGATCGCGGGAATCAAGTAGGCGAGGGACTTGCCGACGCCGGTCGGTCCTTCGCCGATGACGTGGTTGCTTCCCGTGAATCCGGCGTCGATGACCTTCGCCAGGGAATACTGCCCCGGCCTGTCCTCATAACCCGGCAGCGCCCTGGCGAAGACGCCGGCGGGGCCGAAAATCGAATCGAGATATCCACCCATACGCGGTCCTTTCCGGCCTGCCTCATCAGGACTCCGGAGGCCGTCCCGGAGCCGAGGGCGGCGTTGATTCCGCCCTTTCGGCATGGGGAAGGACGCTCAGGCGAAGGGGTCCACCTCGGCGCCCGCGCCGCCGAACTTGTTCCGCAGCACGTCCAGATAGGCGATGGCGGCCTTGGAGGCGTCCGCGGGAAGGTCCTTGATCCTCTTGACCCCGAACTTGCCCAGGAATTCGTTGACCGCATCGGCGGGAAGGGACTTCAAAACGACGATCATCGACTGCGCGGTTTTTTCATCGATCGGGCGGGGCGCGGCCGGCTTTTTGTCGTAATTTTCAAAGCCGTCGTCATCGCCACCGTCGCTCTCCAGTTCGCGGGCCAGATCGAAAAGCTCGGCCGCGGCGATCTGCTGTTTTTCCGTGTCATTCATGGGGCGTTCGGGCAAAATCGAATATTTGGTTTTCGTGTCGCCCGCCGCGCCGGAGCGCTCGACCTCGAACCAGTAGGAGTCCAAGCCGTACTTGTTGCGCAGCTTCAAAATGGATTTGAAGAGGGTCGCGTTGACCTCGAAAATCTTCACCTGCCCGTCGACGAAGACGTTCAAGGCGATGCGCAGCGTGGGCTTTTTCCCGCCCATGTCCTGGCCGGTGTAGGGCTCCATCCGCTCGCCGGTCCACACCATTTCGCGCGGATGCGGTTCGCCCAGAATGGCGATCACCGCCTTGTCGCCGTCGTTTTTAAGGTTCAGGTACTTCTCGTTGCCGCCGTGCTGGCTGGCCGCCTTTTCCGCTTGGTCCCAACTGCTCATAAGGTTTCCTCCTTCATCAAAGAGTTGGTGATAATTGGGGGTTGTGTTTGTCGACCTTCTCGACCGTGAAAGCCTCGTCGCCGAACTGCTTGGTCAGAAAGCCGGTGAAGATGGCGGCGATGTGCCGCCCGATTTCGTTGGAGCCGTCGATCACGCAGGAGCTTTTGTCGGCGTCGAAAAGGAAGGCGCCGGCCAGCCTGAGCGCCGAGCGGCCGTGGATTCCTTCCGCCGCGATTGCGGCCAGCAGCAACGACTCCTCAATCTCCTGGAGATCGAGTCCGTCTTTGAACTGGTATCGAAAGATGTCCTTCTCCATTTCATCTCCCTGCTGCGGCGCGTTCGCTTTTCGCGCCATGGGTTGTTGGGGGATATATATGCGGCGGCCCCCAAAAGTGTCGGCTAGGACCGGAGGTATTCACGCAACCCCCTGTTTTCAAAAATGTTTCGGATCGTCTTGATGTCGAGGTAGACCGAGTCGCGGCTCACGCCGGATTCCCTGGCGATCTCGGCGACCGTGGAGGTCAGAAGTTTTCGACACAGGCTTTTCAGGTTGTCCGGCAGCGAATCGACCGCTCTCTTCAGATCGACCTGGAGCGCGACATGCTGGGCGCGTGT is a window of Myxococcales bacterium DNA encoding:
- a CDS encoding helicase, which produces MGGYLDSIFGPAGVFARALPGYEDRPGQYSLAKVIDAGFTGSNHVIGEGPTGVGKSLAYLIPAIMHAVEDDRKTVVATGNISLQEQLIRKDLPFLQRVLPHEFTFALLKGRSNYLCKRAASEVRSKGTFSFMPFDDEAGQIETIMRWCGETDTGDVSDLPFKPSHRVWGEFSTSPDDCDGRDCPFAEDCWCERAKRKAAESNITVVNFHLLFADLQVRNATDGGAAVIPDYDFLVGDEAHKMADIARDFLGVQVGPAAIDRIVRRLIKYRADNLANALNVESESFFNRVRAYRRSPDYHIRLRHPGAIALGGLSKQLSTAASFFHNLTETIDDPAERRRLQRTEAACDRVRGDLVSIIGLSDPNLVAWIEESDRGYIKLVGRPLDVSDILRHSLFERTESVVLVSATLSTNGNFDFIKGEIGLDDPLELIVESPFDFRSQALLVVPHGLPDPRDDEFPDVVARGLKRVIDDVGGRTLGLFTSYRVLDHVYAAVSGNGHRILKQGQASNTTLIEQFRNDRESVLLGTESFWQGVDAPGDTLSVVVIDKLPFPSPADPIVDAIVERNPRGWFFDFFIPKAIIALKQGFGRLIRSRTDVGVAVIFDPRIVEKPYGRKFINSLPSMYRTRDLGNVAAFLEAKR